One stretch of Candidatus Acidiferrales bacterium DNA includes these proteins:
- a CDS encoding M48 family metallopeptidase, with protein sequence MATVPATEQPGKREPRSNRGEQMAKRYHRSRRFVGLASWLLSTALIIVFLWTGATVWLRDFAYQVFRHPALALLVYATVLGAAMKFLHLPASFYRGFFLERRYGLSRQAFSGWAKDYLKASVLSALLGLASLEIVYYALGRYPELWWVIVAAVFVLFVLVLANLAPVLLFPLFFKFKPLENADLTERLQKLCERAKTRVRGVWEWKLGEKSSRGNAALVGWGNTRRIILADTVLENYAPEEIQSILAHELGHHVHADLWRGLALEAALAFASFYAAHRVLLLATPWFGFAGLADFANLPLLMLAGTAISLAALPMANAFSRQMERAADRFALETTRDREAFISSMEKLGSQNLAEPRPNRLIELVFYSHPPVEKRLALAREVKL encoded by the coding sequence ATGGCGACTGTTCCTGCCACCGAGCAACCCGGGAAGCGCGAGCCCCGATCCAATCGGGGCGAGCAGATGGCGAAACGCTATCATCGGAGCCGGCGGTTTGTCGGCCTCGCGAGTTGGCTCCTTTCCACCGCCCTGATTATCGTGTTCCTGTGGACCGGCGCAACCGTCTGGCTGCGCGACTTCGCCTACCAGGTCTTCCGGCACCCTGCCCTGGCCTTGCTTGTCTATGCCACCGTCCTGGGCGCGGCCATGAAGTTTCTCCACCTTCCGGCAAGTTTCTACCGCGGCTTTTTTCTGGAGCGCCGCTACGGCCTTTCGCGCCAGGCGTTCTCCGGTTGGGCGAAAGACTACCTGAAAGCTTCCGTCCTGAGCGCACTCCTCGGCCTTGCCTCCCTGGAAATTGTCTATTACGCTCTCGGCCGTTATCCGGAATTGTGGTGGGTCATCGTCGCCGCGGTCTTTGTTCTTTTTGTTTTGGTGCTGGCCAACCTCGCGCCGGTTCTCCTCTTTCCGCTGTTTTTCAAGTTCAAGCCGCTCGAAAACGCTGATCTGACCGAGCGCTTGCAGAAACTTTGCGAGCGGGCGAAGACACGGGTGCGGGGCGTTTGGGAGTGGAAACTGGGCGAGAAAAGCTCTCGCGGCAACGCCGCGCTCGTCGGCTGGGGCAATACCCGGCGGATTATCCTGGCGGATACGGTGCTCGAGAATTATGCGCCGGAAGAGATTCAGTCCATTCTGGCGCACGAGCTCGGCCACCATGTCCATGCTGACCTCTGGCGGGGGCTCGCGCTGGAAGCGGCGCTGGCTTTCGCATCGTTTTATGCCGCGCACCGGGTGCTGCTCCTGGCCACGCCATGGTTCGGTTTTGCAGGGCTTGCTGATTTTGCGAACCTGCCGCTGCTGATGCTGGCAGGAACCGCCATTTCCCTGGCGGCGTTGCCGATGGCCAACGCTTTTTCGCGCCAGATGGAGCGAGCAGCGGATCGCTTTGCCCTCGAGACGACGCGCGACCGCGAGGCATTTATTTCGTCCATGGAGAAGCTCGGCTCGCAAAATTTGGCTGAACCAAGACCGAACCGCTTGATCGAATTGGTTTTCTATAGCCATCCGCCTGTGGAAAAGCGTCTTGCCCTGGCGCGAGAAGTGAAGCTTTGA
- a CDS encoding PhzF family phenazine biosynthesis protein, which produces MKRLRFFQLDVFTDKPLTGNPLAVVLDADDLHQEQMQAIAREMNLSETTFVQKPRDRRALCRVRIFTTVQELPLAGHPVIGTWWLLAELGVVPRMEGVTHVMQETGAGVLPVEIIEREGKVQRVVMEQTPAKFFPGRINVERLASALGISKSAIGGNGLVPQFVSTGLKQLMVPVKTRAALRKVRMFPHKLLALLWPKGIVAYVFTLDIRGWADARARSFAPSELIEDPATGSAAGALGSYLVEHGVFAPERTIHIEQGMEMGRPSRIEVVILRNQKGQLIPRVGGSAVRVLEGTITV; this is translated from the coding sequence TTGAAACGCCTGCGCTTCTTTCAGCTTGACGTCTTCACGGATAAGCCCCTGACCGGCAACCCGCTTGCCGTCGTGCTCGACGCCGACGACCTCCACCAGGAGCAGATGCAAGCCATTGCCCGCGAAATGAACCTATCGGAAACGACGTTTGTGCAAAAACCGCGTGACCGCCGAGCGCTTTGCCGGGTGCGGATTTTTACGACGGTGCAGGAACTGCCGCTGGCCGGCCATCCGGTGATTGGCACGTGGTGGCTGCTGGCTGAGCTGGGCGTCGTGCCGCGCATGGAAGGCGTCACCCACGTGATGCAAGAGACAGGCGCGGGCGTCCTGCCCGTGGAAATCATCGAGCGGGAAGGCAAGGTCCAGCGGGTGGTCATGGAACAAACACCGGCAAAATTTTTCCCGGGAAGAATCAACGTGGAGCGGCTGGCCTCTGCCCTGGGCATTTCAAAATCGGCGATTGGCGGGAACGGCCTGGTACCTCAATTCGTCTCGACCGGGCTCAAGCAATTGATGGTTCCGGTCAAGACGCGAGCGGCGTTGAGAAAGGTGCGCATGTTTCCGCACAAGCTGCTGGCATTGCTTTGGCCGAAAGGGATTGTCGCCTACGTCTTCACGCTCGACATTCGCGGCTGGGCCGATGCCCGGGCGCGCAGCTTTGCGCCCTCGGAGTTGATTGAAGATCCGGCTACCGGCTCGGCCGCCGGGGCGCTCGGCAGCTATCTGGTCGAGCACGGCGTCTTTGCTCCCGAGCGAACGATCCACATCGAACAGGGAATGGAGATGGGCCGGCCATCGCGGATCGAGGTCGTGATCCTCAGGAACCAAAAGGGCCAGTTGATTCCTCGCGTCGGCGGCTCGGCCGTGAGGGTTCTCGAGGGAACGATCACGGTATGA